The genomic interval GGCGTCAATCGACCCTCATCCAGATCACGCAAGCGACTGATGATATTTTCGAGAGTGGTCAGGGCCTGAAATGCAAAGGAAAGTTGAACAGGATTTACAGTGCTAGAATTTTAGCCTAGAGTTTGAGCCGGCGATAttgatcgatatttatcgatttacaGTAAACGTCGTAAGTTATCGGAATTTTCAATAAGCTCAAACAGCGAGAGTTCGAATTCCAAAGCTGGCGTATATAGTTTTTATGGACACTGGGATAAACTGAAAACGCAGTTACGtatattttcgatatttatcgattccAGTTATATAATGCGAGTTATCGATCTTTTAAATCAACGAACTGCGAAACAAAAACCTATACGCAAatattggtatatatatagatctcATAATCAAAAATGCCCTCATCTGCCTTGATACATACATTCGGACAACTCCTGCATACACTTCTGGTCACTAAATGGCTGCAGAGCATAACAAGAAAAAGATTAAACCGTTGCCCAGTTCTCACCTGCGTGTGCAGTGACACCGACGCTTTGGCCTCCACGGGCGTCGCCTCCACAGTGCCGCAGGCAACGCTGCCCGTTTCCGAATGCTGTCGCTCCAGTGTGCTGGCATTGCTGGCGCCTTGGGTCTGGCTTTGGCTGGGCGCCGGTTCCTTGCGTCGCCAGCGCACCTCGGACAGTTGCTTGACAAAGCTAAAGCTGTTTTCCTGCTTGCGTGCGAGCAGAGGCGTAGAGTTCTCCGTGCTGCTGCCCGCTGCCAGCTCCTTGCTGCGTCCATAGCCAAAGCGATGTTTGCGGGTGAAAAGCGGACTGTCCGTGAAGCTAGTGATGACGTCGAAACGTTTCTTGGGCGTCGGTTTGCTAGGGACCGCTACAGCAGCTGCCGGCGTTGGCTCCTTGGCGGGCTCCACAACGACCGTGGTGATCTCGTCCAGCGCCGCGCTGGCCGCTGGCTGACAGCGCTTGCAAATGCTAGCGGGATTCATGTTATTGCGACACTTGAAGCACAGCGTATTGGCCGCGCTGCTGCAGGCACTGCTATCGGAGATCTCCTGCAGCTTGCGCACCACCTGCTCGTGTTCCTTGCTGGACAGTTTCGTTTGCAGCGAGAGCAAATCGCAGGAGTCCAGGCTCTTCGATTTGCCCGTCTGCTGCAGCTTATGCCTGCGCGCATCTGCCTGCTGTTGTCGCTTGCGATTACGATTGCGCCGCTTATCCACCAGGATAAGACGCTTATTGGGCGCATCCTTGCGCAGCGCCGACAAAGCCTCATCCGAAGGCGTGATGGCCACCGAATCCAAATAGCCCACGCTGCAGCTGCGCGTTATGGAGTCGGGTAGCGCGGGTGCTATAGAAACGACAGTCGGAGTGCGTTTCATGCTGCCGCTTGTGGCAGCTGAGGAAGTGGCGGtggcattgctgctgctggtggtgggTGTTGGCGACTGTGTCTCCTCATCTATGTAGAGCATGTCGCGCCGCTTCGTTGTGGAGCTGGCAGGCGCTGAACACTTAATAGCCCGTGCGTCCATGCGCTCCAGATTGAGATTGAGATTGAGCGGCACCGGATTCACATGACTGTTGGCGGAGCGTACTGGCTCCGACATGAGCGCATTCTTCACCTGCACCACATTGTTGGCATAGTCGGCATTGCTCGAATAGGACATCAACGTGGTCTGGCCGGTGGCGGGCACAGCAGGTCGCTCGAATATGATGTCCGAGGGCGCCACCGCATTCTTGGGCGATTGTAGCGTCGGCACGGAGCCATCGCAGTAGAGCGGCGAGATGGCGTGCCGGGACTGGCAGCTGGAATTGGAGCTGGAACGACTGTAGCTGTTCTTGAAGCTGCTTATGGTCTTGGGGCGTGTGAGATTCTTGCTGCAGCTGGCTACAGGCGCGGCACAGGCAGCGTTGGCGGCACCGCCGGAGCAGCTGGCGGGCGCCTGATGCAGCAGCACGGTGGTGCAGGAGCTGCCGTTGGCATTGCCAGCCGCATCCTGAGATTCATTCGAGGAGTCATCGTCATAGCTCTCGGCACGTGCCAGCGGACTAAGACCCACCGAGGAGGTACTTCCACTGCCTCCATTCACAGTCAGCGTGTGCGTGTTCTTGTGGCGCGCCAGTATCCGATTCGGACGCGGCGACATGGGCGCTATCGGCGGTGCGGAGGCGCCGCCCTCGTTGAGGCGACGCAGTGGCATTATTGGTGGCTTCAGAGCTGCGATCGCTTCCTGAGTAGCGCTCGTTACGCTCACATGAGGCACTAGTGCATCCGTGTTGTGATTGTGATTATGATTGTAATTATGATGATGCTCCTCCTCGTCCTCGGAGAAGAGATTCGGATTGAAGCTGGGATCGGGCCCGGTCGGAAAATCATCGCGCAGCTCCGTTATGACCAGCGTCATTTGACGCGGCTGCAAATGCAGTAGGGACGTCTTATAAGTTACTTGGCCTAAATTGGCTGGGACGGTTTTGGCAAGTCCATGGATCTTGAATTTCGTGCCCCAAATATTGGAGGTCACCTCCACCAGCTTCACTTCCTGCTTggaaaatatgtgaaaattaACGCATGCCACTACAGCTTATCggattctctctctctctctctctctctttctttttctgtctctctcttacCTCGGGCAGTGTATCAACATAGGCCAGCTCATCGAGGCTATCAGGATCGTTACCCCCACTGCCACTGGCCGCACGATCTCCGTTCTGCTGACGCCGCTTGGCGCGCACGCGACGTTTCCTGGGTGTGCGAGGCGAACCAAAGCGGGAGCGCTCATCGAAATCACTGTCGGAGGAATCGGTGCGTCCACTGTTGCCCGTCGTGGTGGACTGACTGGAGCCGGAGCTGCTCTTGGCCTCGGCCGCATATTGGAAATACAGCGAGTTGTCTGAAAAGTGCAATTTGGCTTAGCATTAAGGTTAAGTGTGCTGCATGTGGTTTAGCATACCATTGACCTGTGGATCAAAGATGACAAATTCCGGGCGTATTTTGGAGGTGCGCTTGCCCTTAAGCAGCGGCACCAGGCCGCCCAGATATTCCAAGTAGAGCGTATAGCATGTGCCAGAACTAAGATTGGAGTCATCATCGTGCCGAATCATGGTGCAATGCAACCGCGTCGAGCACAGCGGCGGACGCGACACAAAATCACGCAGCGACTTCAGATCAGGTACACagcactgcagcagcaggaataTGGATTAGGATTAACTGAAGACAATTGTAGGCTGATGAACTTACTCGTATGGTTTGAGCAAACAAATTGCCAATGAGCGACTTAATCCTAGaaggcaacggcagcagcggcaacagcatcTCGGAGCCAACGCTCGCCTGGATCTGCAGCCGgcagagcagctgcagcgaggCCACACGTCGCGAGACCCAAGCGATGTGCACCTGGGTGCCCGTGGCTATGAACAGACGCTTGTCGTTGTGCCCCCACGTGATGGCCGAAACGGTGGCGCTGCTGCAGGGTATGTGCGCCTGGTAAAGGCATGCGCCCGATTCCGTATAGAACTTCACCAGATTGTTATAGTAGCTGGGCGTGCCCAGATCCTCCAGTTTGCCATCCAGGCCCAGGCCAGCGCTATTGTTGCGCAGTGTGCCGGCGACGGCGAGCAGCTCTCGCGAGTTGCTCCATTCCATTACCATGCCCAGGGCGCCGTTAAGGCAGGTGTTGATATGTGCGGGTGAGACGTCGTCAAACGACTTTAACAAATAGATATATCCATTCTGGAAGCTGACCGCCAGCACAAAAGAGCGCTTGGCTAGAAAACGCGAGACGAAGGGGAAATGTGTAATTGATTCATTGACTGATAGATCCGCTCAACGAGTTGAATTTAGATGGTGAATTGAGCGAAAACTCTTGAAAAATCCGCCACGTATACCCTATATAGAACAGTTTCCTCTTACTCACCGGCATTTGTTACACCGGGCTCGGCTTCCTCGCCCTCCTCCATTTTAAATTTCTCGCAGGACCAGGCCATCGATGTGATGGGCACATCGTTGGAGAGCTGCACTTGCGACACCATCGCACCGTGCACATCCATGACAATCACCTGACCCTGGGTGGTGCCAAAGTAAACCTGCTGATCATCGGGCGTCCAAATGCCGCACGTAATGGTCGACTCCAGATTCAACATGGACGACCAATAGCGCTGGCCCGCGACAGAGCCGACCAGGACGAAGCCATCCTGATAGCAAATGAGCGCCATGCGACCATCGTGTGACCAGGAGAAATGCGTGACCGGTGTATTCCGATCGTTGATCAGCTCGATGGACCAACGGCCCTCGTATTTGATCCACACAAAGATAATGCCAGAGCTGTCGCAGGAGGCGAGCTTCTGATACGGCTCATTCCACTTGACAAGTATTACCTAAGAAAAGGACGTGGTTGGGTCTTGAGGGGCTGAACATAAAACGTAAAGTGCTTCGCTTACGTCCGAACGATGACCTCGCAGATTGTAGTTGGTTCGCAGTGGATAGTCCATGTTTTTGCGGCAGTGTGAGGTGGTAAATGTGACGCCCACAATGCCGCGTATATTTCCGGTTGCCAGCCAGCCCTCCTGGTAGTAGTTCGTGCGGTTTAGCTTCCAGCCCTCATCCTGTGATGCAAATAAGAAAAAGAATCGAAATCAAATTGAGTATCTTTTGCGCACAGCTGCCGTCAGGATGAGCTTGCCAACTCATCCAAGCAGCCGCCAATTGACAGTCAAATGCGCGCAAATGCGCCTGTAAAATGGATTATCCCGCTGGCAGTAGCTGCCTTTGACTGTCGTCCCACTTTGCAGCACACTTAACTGACATTTGTAAGCACTCAATATGCTgctttaataccctgtactcatgGAAGGTGTTAAGCTACAAGATATGCACATTGTCTATTGTCTTAAACACTGTAATAAATTTTACTACAGGGTATGTCGGggccaaacaatttttttgtaactTTTCCCATTGATCTATATGCACGAAACTTAGTAGAAATTATTTCTTTGGCTATTTTAAAGctaggtacagggtatttataGTCAAGCCACTTATCCGTAATATAATTGTATTAATATTCGAGGACTTGGGACTTAAAGATAGTACATCCAGTACAATAAGAAATACAGATCTTAAATAAGTGTTAGAGCTATTCAGAACTGTATACAGGGTATCATTTAGTCAAGCATTGCCTATCAGAGCATGTATGTCGAGCATTGAGGTCTAAGAAATTCATAGACTTTGTTGCTGACAAGTCTAGAAGACACATGCGAGAATGTGTAGAAATGGACATTAGATCATTTTAAAACTGAGTATAGGGTATCTTGTAGTCATACAGTTTCGACTATTTTTAGTTGTAAATCTTAGTCCACACTTGATTTAGGTgtctatttaattttatatacacatGAGTATTTGAAAAACAGCTCGAGAGTTTCATTGcttattacagggtatatcatAGTCGTGAATTCCTTTTTAAATCAATGATATGAATGTCCATCATTTTGTGTACAATTGTGTGTGCAATTGGATGAGCTCAAGGACACTTGTAAGCTGACTATTGGGTATTTCCCAGTCGAGCACTTTTGATAAACTAATTTAAACTTATTTCTCCATCTGGCACTTGAGCTGT from Drosophila virilis strain 15010-1051.87 chromosome 2, Dvir_AGI_RSII-ME, whole genome shotgun sequence carries:
- the Tusp gene encoding tubby-related protein 4 isoform X2 — protein: MHLHFERNINTKCDCTILSLSWMGKVPDDIPEDEGWKLNRTNYYQEGWLATGNIRGIVGVTFTTSHCRKNMDYPLRTNYNLRGHRSDVILVKWNEPYQKLASCDSSGIIFVWIKYEGRWSIELINDRNTPVTHFSWSHDGRMALICYQDGFVLVGSVAGQRYWSSMLNLESTITCGIWTPDDQQVYFGTTQGQVIVMDVHGAMVSQVQLSNDVPITSMAWSCEKFKMEEGEEAEPGVTNAAKRSFVLAVSFQNGYIYLLKSFDDVSPAHINTCLNGALGMVMEWSNSRELLAVAGTLRNNSAGLGLDGKLEDLGTPSYYNNLVKFYTESGACLYQAHIPCSSATVSAITWGHNDKRLFIATGTQVHIAWVSRRVASLQLLCRLQIQASVGSEMLLPLLPLPSRIKSLIGNLFAQTIRCCVPDLKSLRDFVSRPPLCSTRLHCTMIRHDDDSNLSSGTCYTLYLEYLGGLVPLLKGKRTSKIRPEFVIFDPQVNDNSLYFQYAAEAKSSSGSSQSTTTGNSGRTDSSDSDFDERSRFGSPRTPRKRRVRAKRRQQNGDRAASGSGGNDPDSLDELAYVDTLPEEVKLVEVTSNIWGTKFKIHGLAKTVPANLGQVTYKTSLLHLQPRQMTLVITELRDDFPTGPDPSFNPNLFSEDEEEHHHNYNHNHNHNTDALVPHVSVTSATQEAIAALKPPIMPLRRLNEGGASAPPIAPMSPRPNRILARHKNTHTLTVNGGSGSTSSVGLSPLARAESYDDDSSNESQDAAGNANGSSCTTVLLHQAPASCSGGAANAACAAPVASCSKNLTRPKTISSFKNSYSRSSSNSSCQSRHAISPLYCDGSVPTLQSPKNAVAPSDIIFERPAVPATGQTTLMSYSSNADYANNVVQVKNALMSEPVRSANSHVNPVPLNLNLNLERMDARAIKCSAPASSTTKRRDMLYIDEETQSPTPTTSSSNATATSSAATSGSMKRTPTVVSIAPALPDSITRSCSVGYLDSVAITPSDEALSALRKDAPNKRLILVDKRRNRNRKRQQQADARRHKLQQTGKSKSLDSCDLLSLQTKLSSKEHEQVVRKLQEISDSSACSSAANTLCFKCRNNMNPASICKRCQPAASAALDEITTVVVEPAKEPTPAAAVAVPSKPTPKKRFDVITSFTDSPLFTRKHRFGYGRSKELAAGSSTENSTPLLARKQENSFSFVKQLSEVRWRRKEPAPSQSQTQGASNASTLERQHSETGSVACGTVEATPVEAKASVSLHTQALTTLENIISRLRDLDEGRLTPPSTPQRLPRSSPASPAASKKNKRQQSNSPIRHILNSPLLNRRQRKKPSIIESSDDEGNLTNGSGEEMGSTGNGNGNGKQYRDLETFQKAQLRQKLKRGKIEPNGSASCANTAPVRREFVMHNKAPMWNEMSQVYQLDFGGRVTQESAKNFQIEFRGKQVMQFGRIDGNAYTLDFQYPFSALQAFAVALANVTQRLK
- the Tusp gene encoding tubby-related protein 4 isoform X1, coding for MHLHFERNINTKCDCTILSLSWMGKVPDDIPEDEGWKLNRTNYYQEGWLATGNIRGIVGVTFTTSHCRKNMDYPLRTNYNLRGHRSDVILVKWNEPYQKLASCDSSGIIFVWIKYEGRWSIELINDRNTPVTHFSWSHDGRMALICYQDGFVLVGSVAGQRYWSSMLNLESTITCGIWTPDDQQVYFGTTQGQVIVMDVHGAMVSQVQLSNDVPITSMAWSCEKFKMEEGEEAEPGVTNAAKRSFVLAVSFQNGYIYLLKSFDDVSPAHINTCLNGALGMVMEWSNSRELLAVAGTLRNNSAGLGLDGKLEDLGTPSYYNNLVKFYTESGACLYQAHIPCSSATVSAITWGHNDKRLFIATGTQVHIAWVSRRVASLQLLCRLQIQASVGSEMLLPLLPLPSRIKSLIGNLFAQTIRCCVPDLKSLRDFVSRPPLCSTRLHCTMIRHDDDSNLSSGTCYTLYLEYLGGLVPLLKGKRTSKIRPEFVIFDPQVNDNSLYFQYAAEAKSSSGSSQSTTTGNSGRTDSSDSDFDERSRFGSPRTPRKRRVRAKRRQQNGDRAASGSGGNDPDSLDELAYVDTLPEQEVKLVEVTSNIWGTKFKIHGLAKTVPANLGQVTYKTSLLHLQPRQMTLVITELRDDFPTGPDPSFNPNLFSEDEEEHHHNYNHNHNHNTDALVPHVSVTSATQEAIAALKPPIMPLRRLNEGGASAPPIAPMSPRPNRILARHKNTHTLTVNGGSGSTSSVGLSPLARAESYDDDSSNESQDAAGNANGSSCTTVLLHQAPASCSGGAANAACAAPVASCSKNLTRPKTISSFKNSYSRSSSNSSCQSRHAISPLYCDGSVPTLQSPKNAVAPSDIIFERPAVPATGQTTLMSYSSNADYANNVVQVKNALMSEPVRSANSHVNPVPLNLNLNLERMDARAIKCSAPASSTTKRRDMLYIDEETQSPTPTTSSSNATATSSAATSGSMKRTPTVVSIAPALPDSITRSCSVGYLDSVAITPSDEALSALRKDAPNKRLILVDKRRNRNRKRQQQADARRHKLQQTGKSKSLDSCDLLSLQTKLSSKEHEQVVRKLQEISDSSACSSAANTLCFKCRNNMNPASICKRCQPAASAALDEITTVVVEPAKEPTPAAAVAVPSKPTPKKRFDVITSFTDSPLFTRKHRFGYGRSKELAAGSSTENSTPLLARKQENSFSFVKQLSEVRWRRKEPAPSQSQTQGASNASTLERQHSETGSVACGTVEATPVEAKASVSLHTQALTTLENIISRLRDLDEGRLTPPSTPQRLPRSSPASPAASKKNKRQQSNSPIRHILNSPLLNRRQRKKPSIIESSDDEGNLTNGSGEEMGSTGNGNGNGKQYRDLETFQKAQLRQKLKRGKIEPNGSASCANTAPVRREFVMHNKAPMWNEMSQVYQLDFGGRVTQESAKNFQIEFRGKQVMQFGRIDGNAYTLDFQYPFSALQAFAVALANVTQRLK